The following are encoded together in the Equus quagga isolate Etosha38 unplaced genomic scaffold, UCLA_HA_Equagga_1.0 268.1_RagTag, whole genome shotgun sequence genome:
- the LOC124233857 gene encoding sphingosine 1-phosphate receptor 3-like: protein MATVPPPHPGPTPWNEVLRTHYNYVGKLEGRLRDAPEGGTLTTVLFLIVCSFIVLENLMVFIAIWKNNKFHNRMYFFIGNLALCDLLAGVAYTVNILMSGKKTLSLSLTVWFLREGSMFVALGASTCSLLAIAIERHLTMIKMRPYDANKKYRVFLLIGMCWLIAFSLGALPILGWNCLRNLPECSTILPLYSKRYIAFCISVFMAILVTIVILYARIYFLVKSSSRRVASPHNSERSMALLRTVVIVVSVFIACWSPLFILFLIDVACKVKECAVLFKAQWFIALAVLNSAMNPVIYTLASKEMRRAFFRLVCTCLVRGRGTSSSPVQPALDPSRSKSSGSNNSSPSSKSKEDPPPLAAPPCITDKNKTLPNGILCK, encoded by the coding sequence ATGGCGACGGTCCCGCCTCCGCACCCCGGACCCACCCCCTGGAACGAGGTCCTGCGCACACACTACAACTACGTGGGCAAGCTGGAGGGCAGGCTGAGGGACGCGCCCGAGGGCGGCACCCTCACCACCGTGCTGTTCTTAATCGTCTGCAGCTTCATCGTCCTGGAGAACCTGATGGTCTTCATTGCCATCtggaaaaacaataaatttcacAACCGCATGTACTTTTTCATCGGCAACCTGGCCCTCTGCGACCTGCTGGCCGGCGTCGCTTACACAGTCAACATTCTGATGTCAGGCAAGAAGACGCTGAGCCTGTCTCTGACGGTCTGGTTCCTACGGGAAGGCAGCATGTTTGTGGCCCTCGGGGCGTCCACCTGTAGCTTGCTGGCCATCGCTATCGAGCGGCACCTGACCATGATCAAAATGAGGCCGTACGACGCCAACAAGAAATACCGAGTCTTCCTCCTGATCGGGATGTGCTGGCTCATCGCGTTCTCGCTGGGCGCCTTACCCATCCTGGGCTGGAACTGCCTTCGCAACCTCCCCGAATGCTCCACCATCCTGCCCCTCTATTCCAAGAGGTACATCGCGTTCTGCATCAGCGTCTTCATGGCCATCCTGGTGACCATCGTGATCCTGTACGCACGCATCTACTTCCTGGTGAAGTCCAGCAGCCGCAGGGTGGCCAGCCCCCACAACTCGGAGCGGTCCATGGCCCTGCTGCGGACTGTGGTGATCGTGGTGAGCGTATTCATCGCCTGCTGGTCCCCGCTGTTCATCCTCTTCCTCATCGATGTAGCCTGCAAGGTGAAGGAGTGCGCTGTGCTGTTCAAGGCCCAGTGGTTCATTGCGCTGGCGGTGCTCAACTCGGCCATGAACCCTGTCATCTACACGCTGGCCAGCAAGGAGATGCGCCGAGCCTTCTTCCGGCTGGTCTGCACCTGCCTGGTCCGGGGCCGGGGCACCAGCTCCTCGCCCGTCCAGCCCGCTCTCGATCCCAGCAGGAGCAAATCCAGTGGCAGCAACAACAGCAGCCCGTCCTCCAAGAGCAAGGAAGACCCTCCCCCACTGGCTGCCCCGCCCTGCATAACCGACAAAAATAAAACCCTGCCGAATGGGATCCTCTGCAAGTGA